In a single window of the Lodderomyces elongisporus chromosome 4, complete sequence genome:
- a CDS encoding uncharacterized protein (BUSCO:EOG09264DY4), with amino-acid sequence MTSTYQDPRITALITEHLGYAPLKVIDEVINAMNSITIKGIEAFEKFLLDLHSENKIPQSISKDDIYKGTSKLELLLQNNIDVSFDKYELYCLRNIFSIPPDLVQGGWIRLKHLENVDFTNVKNSHIVKWEYDQQIVNIYARIEEELLTRKVIKLQMIKAEKIIENLKYIKKNLLPLTTLTNQQWKLSDSVVDKKIDDKQSELSEGEKETEKDFENEILEKERLAYEKAAPLRELYNSLQPIEQTLAVLQNELNETIDSVANLSKRLDDDVTKQKIVMRPSSRDKFIENRSRRIMQRLNLVDGLINTTTTTTTTTTNVAGAGAGAGAGNGEKSYGSGSGSRHGIDANTTGSTAKRLVLQNDVGSDMDIDSDIIMEEETTTGGVAKESSDGKALANLRDIAKAM; translated from the coding sequence ATGACTTCTACCTACCAGGATCCACGAATAACTGCACTAATTACAGAACATTTGGGCTATGCACCGCTCAAAGTCATTGATGAGGTCATTAACGCCATGAATAGTATCACTATTAAAGGGATCGAAGCATTTGAGAAATTCCTCTTGGATCTCCATTCGGAAAACAAGATTCCTCAAAGTATTAGTAAAGACGATATTTACAAGGGTACATCAAAGCTTGAATTGCTTTTGCAGAATAACATTGATGTTAGTTTTGATAAGTACGAGCTATACTGCTTGCGAAATATATTCTCTATACCGCCAGATTTGGTTCAAGGTGGATGGATTAGACTCAAGCATCTTGAGAATGTGGATTTCACCAATGTCAAGAATTCGCATATTGTCAAATGGGAATATGATCAGCAGATAGTGAATATCTATGCCAGGATCGAGGAAGAATTATTAACGAGAAAAGTAATTAAATTGCAAATGATTAAAGCCGAGAAGATCATTGAGAACTTGAAATATATCAAGAAAAATTTACTACCACTAACAACTCTAACAAACCAACAGTGGAAGCTTTCTGATCTGGTGGTTGATAAAAAGATTGATGATAAGCAAAGTGAATTGAGCGagggggaaaaagaaactgagaaagattttgaaaatgaaatactAGAGAAGGAGAGGCTAGCGTATGAGAAAGCAGCACCATTAAGAGAATTATACAATAGTCTACAGCCTATTGAACAAACGTTGGctgttttgcaaaacgAATTGAATGAAACAATTGATAGTGTGGCCAACTTGAGCAAACGACTAGACGATGATGTAACGAAACAGAAAATTGTGATGCGGCCCAGTTCAAGAGATAAGTTTATTGAGAATCGAAGTAGGCGAATAATGCAGCGATTGAACTTGGTGGATGGACTAATTaacactaccactactactactactactactactaacgttgctggtgctggtgctggtgctggtgctggaaATGGCGAGAAGAGTtatggtagtggtagtggtagtcgCCATGGTATCGACGCTAATACCACAGGTAGTACTGCCAAAAGACTAGTATTGCAAAACGATGTGGGACTGGATATGGATATAGACTCAGATATAATtatggaagaagaaactaCAACAGGTGGTGTTGCAAAGGAATCAAGTGATGGGAAGGCTCTTGCCAATCTAAGGGATATTGCGAAAGCTATGTAA
- a CDS encoding uncharacterized protein (MEROPS:MER0026469) has translation MNFSSIKIQKGRLINTIHETAKFGAHGVWGTESPTQTGVCRLALTDLDKQVRDWFVQETTSLGCSIKVDQVGNIFATFPGQNEGLPTAIGSHLDTQPTGGRYDGILGVLSGLEVLRTLKENNIVPKYPITLINWTNEEGARLPMSMVASGVWAEKVSLETCLNLDSLEETPKKFGDELKRIGYAGETLASYKQNPIAAHFELHIEQGPILENENKKIGVVVGGQAFEWNLITVKGRSSHSGTTPMNTRSDAMLTASKIITMAIETAEKYGGLGTVGTLNLQPASVNVIPNEVSFSLDVRHVEDDALESIMNEIKTKAKEIAEQNIGSKFAKPLTVNFENITTSKAIKFNSKNIETVKRAALSLFKEDEVREIVSGAGHDSCFTSTRVPTSMIFIPSKDGLSHTPEEYSTPEEVHNGFEVLLRTVLLYDEQRTE, from the coding sequence ATGAACTTTAGCTCAATCAAGATCCAGAAGGGAAGATTGATCAACACGATTCACGAGACTGCCAAGTTTGGTGCTCATGGTGTTTGGGGCACAGAGTCTCCAACGCAAACTGGAGTGTGTCGTTTGGCTTTGACGGATTTGGATAAACAAGTGCGCGATTGGTTTGTTCAGGAAACTACCAGTCTAGGATGTTCTATTAAAGTTGACCAAGTTGGTAACATCTTTGCTACTTTTCCTGGTCAAAATGAAGGCTTACCTACTGCAATTGGCTCACATTTGGATACACAGCCCACTGGTGGGAGGTATGATGGTATACTTGGAGTATTAAGTGGCCTTGAAGTATTGAGAACtttaaaggaaaacaatATTGTTCCCAAGTATCCCATCACACTCATTAACTGGACTAATGAGGAAGGTGCAAGGCTCCCCATGAGCATGGTGGCAAGCGGAGTGTGGGCTGAGAAAGTTTCATTGGAAACGTGTTTAAACTTGGATTCATTAGAAGAAACTCCCAAGAAATTTGGCGATGAACTCAAAAGGATAGGATATGCTGGTGAAACTTTGGCATCGTACAAGCAAAACCCAATTGCAGCACATTTTGAACTCCACATTGAGCAAGGTCCGATTTTggaaaacgaaaacaaaaagattgGGGTTGTTGTTGGGGGCCAAGCATTTGAATGGAATTTGATTACAGTAAAAGGAAGATCATCTCATTCAGGTACAACACCAATGAACACAAGGTCTGATGCCATGCTAACCGCATCAAAGATAATTACAATGGCAATCGAGACAGCTGAAAAGTATGGAGGTTTGGGCACTGTCGGAACTTTAAATTTACAACCCGCATCGGTCAATGTTATACCAAATGAagtctctttttccttagACGTAAGACATGTCGAAGATGATGCTCTTGAAAGTATCATGAACGAGATCAAAACCAAAGCTAAAGAAATAGCTGAGCAAAATATTGGATCAAAGTTTGCAAAGCCATTAACCGTTAACTTTGAAAATATTACAACATCAAAGGCTATCAAATTCAATTCGAAAAACATTGAAACTGTGAAACGAGCTGCTTTGCTGCTTTTTAAAGAAGACGAAGTAAGAGAAATTGTTAGTGGAGCAGGCCATGATTCTTGCTTTACTAGTACGAGAGTACCTACTTCGATGATATTCATTCCATCAAAAGATGGTCTCTCTCACACTCCAGAGGAGTATAGCACTCCTGAGGAAGTACACAATGGATTTGAAGTATTGTTGCGTACAGTTTTGTTGTATGACGAACAAAGGACAGAATGA
- the CMK2 gene encoding Calmodulin-dependent protein kinase cmk2, which produces MEHDKSTDATNTTTTTSAAPKPIPPSTRPEAHAQTGHKTVKSFLNKLQGQPDSYTRKQNYTFGKTLGAGSFGIVRYARDNTTGEDVAVKIILKKALKGNEEMILDEMGMLEELHNPHIVGFRDWFESKDKFYLVTQLATGGELFDRIVQQGRFTEHDASLVVQQMLDALNYLHSKDIVHRDIKPENVLYLTPADDSPIVLADFGIAKRLQSPKEKLTSSAGSFGYAAPEVILGTGHGKPCDIWSLGVVTYTLLCGYSPFRSENVSDFINEVKHNNAVIFHADYWRDVSKDARRFIIKALQYDPERRPTAEQLLNDPWLVSIAEQHKECDLLPSLKANFDAKAKFRQAIEVVKLHNRIKKLKEMQTENDDDPSEIDLFNEKGNISNKKGDDEKDAAAASALSNWKKFNDSLPRAGDTTISNASLTPSKPQSQSSNKTVAAGNAFAQLVQAATQNKERVMTFKEEKEKEEQ; this is translated from the exons ATGG AGCACGATAAATCGACAGATGCCactaacaccaccaccactacctcGGCAGCTCCTAAACCTATCCCACCACTGACTCGACCAGAGGCTCATGCACAGACAGGCCACAAAACAGTCAAGAGCTTTCTCAACAAGCTACAAGGCCAACCAGATTCGTACACTCGTAAACAGAACTATACATTTGGCAAGACTTTGGGTGCAGGCTCATTCGGAATTGTGAGATATGCAAGAGATAACACTACAGGCGAGGATGTTGCAGTCAAAATTATTTTAAAGAAAGCACTCAAGGGCAACGAGGAAATGATCTTGGATGAAATGGGAATGCTTGAAGAATTACACAATCCACATATTGTAGGGTTCAGAGACTGGTTTGAAAGTAAGGATAAGTTTTACCTTGTTACGCAGTTGGCCACTGGTGGCGAATTGTTTGATCGTATTGTACAGCAAGGAAGGTTTACTGAGCACGATGCCAGCTTGGTTGTGCAACAAATGCTTGATGCTTTAAACTATTTACACTCGAAAGATATTGTGCATAGGGATATCAAGCCAGAGAATGTATTATACTTGACGCCCGCAGATGACAGCCCCATAGTCTTGGCAGATTTTGGTATTGCCAAAAGACTACAATCTCCCAAGGAGAAGTTGACGTCACTGGCTGGTTCATTTGGATATGCGGCACCTGAAGTAATTTTGGGTACCGGCCATGGTAAACCATGTGACATTTGGTCACTCGGTGTAGTCACCTACACACTTCTTTGTGGCTACTCGCCATTTAGATCGGAAAATGTTTCAGATTTCATCAACGAAGTAAAACACAACAATGCTGTGATATTCCATGCCGATTACTGGAGAGATGTATCAAAAGATGCAAGGCGATTCATTATCAAGGCTTTACAATATGACCCAGAAAGGAGACCCACGGCAGAACAACTCCTTAACGATCCATGGCTCGTATCGATTGCCGAACAACACAAGGAATGCGATTTGTTACCATCTTTGAAAGCAAACTTTGATGCCAAGGCTAAATTTAGACAAGCTATCGAAGTTGTTAAATTACACAATAGAATCAAGAAATTAAAGGAAATGCAAACTGAAAATGATGACGATCCAAGCGAAATTGATTTATTCAATGAAAAGGGAAACATTAGCAACAAAAAGGGGGATGACGAAAAAGATGCCGCCGCTGCACTGGCATTgtcaaattggaaaaagttTAATGATAGTTTACCTCGTGCCGGTGACACTACAATCTCCAATGCCTCGCTTACCCCTTCGAAGCCGCAACTGCAGCTGCTGAACAAGACCGTAGCTGCTGGAAATGCATTTGCACAACTAGTACAAGCTGCCACGCAGAATAAGGAGAGGGTTATGACTTTcaaggaagagaaagaaaaggaggaaCAGTAA
- the RAS1 gene encoding Ras GTPase, with translation MLREYKLVVVGGGGVGKSALTIQLIQSHFVDEYDPTIEDSYRKQCTIDGQQVLLDILDTAGQEEYSAMREQYMRTGEGFLLVYSINSRNSLEELQQFYEQIQRVKDTDRVPVLVVGNKCDLEMERQVSYEEGLALANSFHCPFLETSAKQRINVEEAFFDLVRFTRDMESNLKKEQEAQLNGSNNQSAQKQSTQQIQQQQQQQSQSQSQSQSQSVAGVSGAAGSAGGSSNNIKNKEGASNGAAASRKQQSSTTPASKEKSKSGCCVIV, from the coding sequence ATGTTAAGAGAATACAAattagttgttgttggtggaggtggtgttggtaaaTCAGCATTGACCATCCAATTGATCCAATCGCATTTTGTTGACGAGTATGACCCTACAATTGAAGATAGTTATAGAAAACAATGCACAATCGACGGTCAACAAGTCCTCTTGGATATCTTGGACACAGCTGGACAAGAAGAATACTCTGCAATGAGAGAACAATACATGAGAACTGGTGAAGGTTTCTTACTTGTTTACTCGATCAACTCAAGAAACTCACTCGAAGAATTGCAACAATTTTACGAACAAATACAACGGGTCAAGGATACAGATCGCGTTCCCGTCCTTGTTGTTGGGAATAAATGCGATTTGGAGATGGAGAGACAGGTCAGTTACGAAGAAGGGTTGGCTTTGGCCAATTCATTCCACTGTCCATTCTTGGAGACTTCTGCAAAGCAAAGGATCAATGTCGAAGAAGCATTCTTTGACTTGGTGAGATTCACAAGGGATATGGAACTGAACTTGAAGAAGGAACAAGAGGCTCAGTTGAATGGACTGAATAACCAACTGGCTCAAAAACAACTGACtcaacaaatacaacaacaacaacaacaacaatcacaatcacaatccCAATCCCAATCGCAATCGGTGGCGGGTGTATCTGGTGCTGCTGGATCTGCTGGTGGAAGCAGTAATAACATAAAGAATAAGGAAGGTGCATCAAATGGAGCTGCTGCCTCGCGAAAACAACAGTCTCTGACAACACCAGCATcaaaggaaaaatcaaAGTCGGGTTGTTGTGTCATTGTGTAA